A single region of the Pseudomonas granadensis genome encodes:
- a CDS encoding carboxy terminal-processing peptidase, whose product MKHLLPSTALALFIGIGLLPVSGTTFAANSWDKLQPDRDEVIASLNVVELLKRHHYSKPPLDDARSVIIYDSYLKLLDPSRSYFMSSDIAEFDKWKTQFDDFLKSGDLNAGFTIYKRYLDRVKARLDFALAELNKGVDKMDFTTRETLLIDRKDAPWLKSTAELDDLWRKRVKDEVLRMKIAGKEPKQIQETLTKRYKNQLARLDQTRPEDIFQAYINTFAMSYDPHTNYLSPDNAENFDINMSLSLEGIGAVLQSDNDQVKVVRLVPAGPADKTKQVAPADKIIGVAQGNKEMVDVVGWRLDEVVKLIRGPKGTVVRLEVIPASNAPNDQTTKIVPITREAVKLEDQAVKKSVLNLKQDGKDYKLGVIEIPAFYLDFKAFRAGDPDYKSTTRDVKKLLTELQKDKVDGVVIDLRNNGGGSLQEATELTSLFIDKGPTVLVRNADGRVDVLEDENPGAFYKGPMALLVNRLSASASEIFAGAMQDYHRALIIGGQTFGKGTVQTIQPLNHGELKLTLAKFYRVSGQSTQHQGVLPDIDYPSLIDTKEIGESALPEAMPWDTIRAAIKPAADPFKPYLAQLKSEHDTRTAKDAEFVFIRDKLALAQKLMEEKTVSLNEAERRAQHADIDAKQLTMENLRRKAKGEEPLKELKKEDEDALAAADPDKVKPEDDAYLSETGRVLLDYLKLSNQVAKK is encoded by the coding sequence ATGAAGCATCTGCTCCCCAGCACCGCCCTCGCTCTTTTCATCGGTATCGGTCTGTTGCCGGTGTCGGGCACTACATTCGCAGCCAACAGCTGGGACAAGTTGCAGCCTGATCGCGATGAAGTCATCGCCAGCCTGAACGTCGTCGAGTTGCTCAAGCGTCACCACTACAGCAAGCCGCCGCTGGACGATGCGCGTTCGGTGATCATCTACGACAGCTACCTCAAGCTGCTGGATCCGTCGCGCAGCTATTTCATGTCCAGCGACATCGCTGAATTCGACAAGTGGAAAACCCAGTTCGACGACTTCCTCAAGAGTGGCGACCTCAACGCCGGGTTCACCATCTACAAGCGCTATCTGGACCGCGTCAAGGCGCGTCTGGACTTCGCCCTTGCCGAGCTGAACAAAGGCGTCGACAAGATGGACTTCACCACCAGAGAGACCTTGCTGATCGATCGCAAGGACGCTCCTTGGCTCAAATCCACGGCTGAACTCGACGACCTCTGGCGCAAACGCGTCAAGGACGAAGTGCTGCGGATGAAGATCGCCGGCAAAGAGCCCAAGCAGATCCAGGAAACCCTGACCAAGCGCTACAAGAACCAGTTGGCGCGCCTGGACCAGACCCGTCCGGAAGACATCTTCCAGGCGTACATCAACACCTTCGCCATGTCGTACGACCCGCACACCAACTATCTGTCGCCGGATAACGCGGAGAACTTCGACATCAACATGAGCCTGTCCCTCGAAGGCATCGGCGCCGTGTTACAGAGCGACAACGATCAGGTGAAAGTCGTGCGTCTGGTGCCGGCAGGCCCGGCTGACAAAACCAAGCAAGTGGCCCCGGCCGACAAGATTATTGGCGTTGCCCAGGGCAACAAAGAGATGGTCGACGTGGTCGGCTGGCGTCTGGACGAAGTGGTCAAGCTGATCCGCGGGCCGAAAGGTACCGTGGTGCGCCTGGAAGTGATTCCGGCGAGCAATGCGCCAAACGACCAGACCACCAAGATCGTGCCGATCACCCGTGAAGCGGTGAAGCTCGAAGACCAGGCCGTGAAGAAGTCGGTGCTGAACCTGAAACAGGACGGCAAGGACTACAAGCTCGGTGTGATCGAGATCCCGGCCTTTTACCTCGACTTCAAGGCGTTCCGTGCCGGTGATCCGGATTACAAGAGCACCACGCGCGACGTGAAGAAACTGCTGACCGAACTGCAGAAAGACAAAGTCGACGGCGTGGTCATCGACCTGCGCAACAACGGCGGCGGTTCCCTGCAGGAAGCCACCGAGCTGACAAGCCTGTTCATCGACAAGGGCCCGACCGTTCTCGTGCGTAACGCCGATGGCCGCGTCGACGTGCTGGAAGATGAAAACCCGGGCGCGTTCTACAAAGGGCCGATGGCGTTGCTGGTCAACCGCTTGTCCGCCTCGGCTTCGGAGATCTTCGCCGGCGCCATGCAGGACTACCATCGTGCGCTGATCATCGGCGGCCAGACCTTCGGTAAAGGCACCGTGCAGACCATTCAGCCGCTGAACCACGGCGAACTGAAACTGACCCTGGCCAAGTTCTACCGGGTTTCCGGGCAGAGCACCCAGCATCAGGGCGTGCTGCCCGACATCGACTACCCGTCGCTGATCGACACCAAGGAAATCGGCGAGAGCGCGCTGCCGGAAGCCATGCCGTGGGACACCATCCGCGCCGCGATCAAACCAGCGGCCGATCCGTTCAAGCCGTACCTGGCTCAGCTCAAGTCCGAACATGACACGCGCACCGCCAAGGATGCCGAGTTCGTGTTCATCCGCGACAAGCTGGCGCTGGCGCAGAAACTGATGGAAGAGAAAACCGTCAGCCTCAACGAAGCCGAGCGTCGCGCCCAGCACGCCGACATCGACGCCAAACAGCTGACCATGGAGAACTTGCGTCGCAAGGCCAAAGGCGAAGAACCGCTCAAAGAGCTGAAGAAAGAAGACGAGGACGCACTGGCGGCAGCCGATCCGGACAAAGTCAAACCGGAAGACGATGCCTACCTGAGCGAAACCGGGCGCGTACTGCTCGATTACCTGAAGCTGAGCAATCAGGTAGCCAAGAAGTAA
- a CDS encoding bifunctional diguanylate cyclase/phosphodiesterase, producing MTTTEQLSALSSILTQSGLHSLFQPIISLSERRILGYEALTRGPSNSPLHSPIALFAVARQAGRLSELEIACRESACRRFNEQKLPGKLFLNVSPESLLEAAHQPGRTLQLLQDFGIPPSQVVIELTEQTPIDDFQLLQTALHHYRAMGFSIALDDLGAGYSSLRLWSELRPDYVKIDRHFIDGIHQDALKREFVGSILQIAKASRAQVIAEGIELPEELAVLTEMGVDLVQGYLLGRPQEHPSRDARALMPKHDSSAVALNDEGSDLSALLNEQPAVHRDTPTATVLEAFRRQANLNSLAVLDEQGQPAGIVHRHSLSDALLKPFATDLFARKPISRLMSDDFLAVEMSQSLQQVSRLITSRARQRIEEDFIITLNGSYLGLGRVIDVLKLITELKIQQARYANPLTLLPGNVPIQQCLTRLLQQGRESIICYVDIDSFKPFNDIYGYGRGDEVLLCLAQCLNERIDPTRDFVGHIGGDDFLLVLGPEDWRKRLNQLLDDFQSQCRRFYRPEHLEAGCFIAPNRQGVRQEFALLSLSIGVVHLRPEACAELDASQLAEMASQAKHHAKNVPGYSVHLLDSLATSDVHPAQLIGQR from the coding sequence ATGACCACGACCGAACAGCTGAGCGCGTTGAGCTCGATCCTGACTCAAAGCGGTTTGCACAGCCTGTTCCAGCCGATCATCAGTCTCTCCGAGCGACGCATCCTCGGTTACGAGGCCCTGACTCGCGGCCCGTCCAACAGCCCTCTGCACTCACCGATTGCCCTGTTCGCCGTGGCGCGTCAGGCCGGCCGTCTGAGTGAGCTGGAGATTGCCTGTCGAGAATCTGCCTGCAGGCGTTTCAACGAGCAGAAGCTTCCGGGCAAACTGTTTCTCAACGTCTCGCCGGAATCTCTCCTCGAAGCGGCGCATCAGCCGGGACGAACCTTGCAGTTGCTGCAGGACTTCGGCATTCCGCCCAGTCAGGTGGTCATCGAACTGACCGAACAGACACCCATCGACGATTTCCAGTTGCTGCAAACCGCCCTGCATCATTACCGGGCCATGGGTTTTTCCATTGCGCTGGATGACCTTGGCGCCGGGTATTCGAGCCTGCGCCTGTGGTCTGAACTGCGCCCGGATTACGTAAAAATCGACCGGCACTTCATCGATGGCATTCATCAAGATGCGTTGAAACGCGAGTTCGTCGGCTCGATCCTGCAAATCGCCAAAGCCTCGCGCGCACAAGTGATCGCCGAAGGCATCGAACTGCCGGAAGAACTCGCCGTGCTGACTGAAATGGGCGTCGATCTGGTGCAAGGCTATTTGCTCGGTCGCCCCCAGGAACACCCATCACGCGACGCCCGCGCCTTGATGCCAAAACACGACAGCAGCGCCGTAGCGCTGAACGACGAAGGCAGCGACCTCAGCGCCCTGCTCAACGAGCAACCGGCGGTTCACCGCGACACCCCGACCGCCACCGTACTCGAAGCGTTCCGCCGCCAGGCCAACCTCAACTCACTCGCGGTACTCGACGAACAAGGCCAACCCGCCGGCATCGTCCACCGTCATTCGTTGTCCGACGCTCTGCTCAAGCCTTTCGCCACCGACCTGTTCGCACGCAAACCCATCAGCCGCCTGATGAGCGACGACTTCCTCGCCGTGGAAATGAGCCAGTCGCTGCAACAAGTCAGCCGCTTGATCACCAGCCGCGCCCGCCAACGCATCGAAGAAGACTTCATCATCACCCTCAACGGCAGCTACCTCGGCCTCGGCCGAGTGATCGACGTGCTCAAGCTGATCACCGAACTGAAAATCCAGCAGGCCCGCTACGCCAACCCACTGACCTTGCTGCCCGGCAACGTACCGATTCAGCAGTGCCTGACCCGCCTGCTGCAGCAAGGCCGCGAGTCGATCATCTGCTACGTCGACATCGACAGCTTCAAACCCTTCAACGACATCTACGGCTACGGCCGCGGCGACGAAGTCCTGCTCTGCCTCGCCCAATGCCTCAACGAACGCATCGACCCCACCCGCGACTTCGTCGGCCACATCGGCGGCGACGACTTCCTCCTCGTCCTCGGCCCAGAGGATTGGCGCAAACGCCTCAATCAGTTGCTTGATGATTTTCAGAGCCAGTGCCGACGCTTTTACCGGCCTGAGCATCTTGAGGCGGGCTGTTTTATCGCCCCGAATCGCCAGGGCGTGCGACAAGAGTTTGCGTTGTTGTCGTTATCGATTGGGGTGGTGCACCTTCGCCCGGAAGCCTGCGCGGAACTGGATGCGAGCCAGCTGGCGGAGATGGCTTCGCAGGCGAAGCATCATGCGAAGAATGTTCCGGGATATAGCGTGCATTTGCTTGATAGCCTTGCCACTTCCGACGTCCATCCAGCACAGCTAATCGGCCAACGTTGA
- a CDS encoding RHS repeat-associated core domain-containing protein, translating into MDAINRIEQALDSFPGTLSLYRQQFEHWASRTADSVSHAADLPSLMGMERVIRFGEHGTTVSSTDSEFFSGVVQCPQGGVMQIESKFESVYDIALGNIEVDVIAMDGGEATPVTLDAQGKGSFEGTPGKFYRVQVHSEVTPGQLDDLFKAYGGLTRELDGWLRSEWQGFRPQWSQSVATAAGNGLLAGSWAAIEGVWDSIGLLSDILRDPGAFVERLGSGATELMELATTAPELMEKLQLLVSDEAALCLLLRTASLWLEMLPPGEIASKTAEAASMMMVQLLIDVLIGVVLTFASGGAGIAYLSLRLADRAVQLLAAVKRLVQAVFGIVSAFIGYVDHYKRVAARGIAAGVKKGRMQLRWDAKRNTTLKKDEPHDDSPHQAKNPNGDSADCVLRTCTNGCPVSMVTGEELLTLTDAVLDGVLSFEFSRLYRSSAVEIDIGLGFGWSHSLTHRLEFEGDFVVWVDHENRRTRFPLPSATRPAIHNSLSRAAIFLGDEPEELILALAGEAARFYHFRAGRLTAISDVYGNRLCVVRDRHDRISRLENGAGRALSLRYDRAQLVGVDYQVFQHAEWVTEQTLVSYRFDAYQNLIEATNAVGDSERYDYDDAHVILQRQLAGGASFFWEWERSGKAARCVRHWASFSQMNTRYVWADDGSVAVQYVDGTEETYVHDERARLVRKVEADGGEHLKAYDAEGRLIAEQDPLGAVTEYRYDEVGRLIALIPPDDAPTSYEYRNGFLYRRTRGDAVWIYRRNAEGDVTEAVDPDGQVTHYYYNVRGQLLSIRYPDSSRHKLVWNPLGQLTEETLPDGGVRRFSYDALGRRTTTADEHGAVTRQQWDAVGRLIQTTFPTGSTRAYSYGAYGQVTAERDELGRITRYEYDDDLHLVSRRINPDGTQVQYRYDHAQLLLTEIENESGEKYRLDYTPSGLIRQETGFDGRRTAYVYDLNGHLLEKAEFGDDGSQLVTTYKRDAAGRLLVKTLPDGIKVEYAYDRLGRLIAVDDGHNHPLAFEYDRQDRLITEHQGWGTLRYAYDACGQLKRLRLPDNSKLDYHYAKGGALSAIDLNGTPLTRHVYQFGREVQRQQGLLLSEYAYDEQGRLLAHAVGHQRDSLYRRDYAYSANGNLAHIADSRHGQRTYGYDALDRLIRVRHSRDELPESFAHDPAGNLLMQDRPGPSQVKGNRLLMQGDRHYDYDAFGNLIRERRGKAQTLVTEYRYDSQHRLIGLTRPDGQTATYQYDAFGRRIRKTVDGQTTEFFWQGDQIVAESSENEYRSYVYEPGTFRPLALLDGKGPKKACPFYYQLDHLGTPQELTDYGGDIVWSAQYDAYGKTAALTLAGDDYLNQPLRFQGQYFDAESGLHYNRHRYYDPRLGRYLTPDPIKLAGGLNQYQYVPNPTGWVDPLGLNSNCPPPGKPGCEVPGGIGGARVDEGEPALPKITAEQRRARIDELAEENAKRRVNEYERIYDMHTVKKHGSEISDSTLKQRAINGADPHTGEVPKGAKGNLSSQFHSWRMHLGALNKAMTKDKNGLIKHTGKDQKKNPIVRLELPGAGRGYKPNKKDAEKPGLNETMNWFEVKFDKVNTQEPFTGYPAEGK; encoded by the coding sequence ATGGACGCCATCAACCGCATCGAGCAAGCACTCGACAGTTTTCCCGGCACCCTCAGTCTCTACCGCCAGCAATTTGAGCATTGGGCCAGTCGCACCGCCGACTCGGTCAGCCATGCGGCGGATCTGCCATCGCTGATGGGCATGGAGCGGGTCATTCGCTTCGGCGAACACGGCACCACCGTCAGCAGCACAGATAGCGAGTTTTTCTCGGGCGTCGTGCAGTGTCCGCAGGGCGGGGTGATGCAGATCGAGAGCAAGTTCGAGTCGGTCTACGACATTGCCCTTGGCAACATTGAAGTCGATGTGATCGCCATGGACGGTGGCGAAGCGACGCCGGTGACCCTTGATGCACAAGGCAAGGGGTCGTTCGAAGGCACGCCGGGCAAGTTCTACCGGGTGCAGGTGCACAGCGAAGTCACGCCGGGTCAGCTCGACGATCTTTTCAAAGCCTACGGCGGCCTTACCCGCGAACTGGACGGCTGGCTGCGCAGCGAATGGCAAGGCTTCAGGCCACAGTGGTCGCAGTCCGTGGCGACGGCAGCCGGCAACGGCCTGCTGGCCGGCAGTTGGGCGGCGATCGAGGGCGTCTGGGACAGCATCGGCCTGCTTTCTGACATCTTGCGGGACCCCGGGGCGTTTGTTGAGCGACTGGGCAGCGGCGCGACCGAGTTGATGGAACTGGCTACCACGGCGCCTGAGCTGATGGAAAAGCTGCAGTTGCTGGTCAGTGACGAAGCGGCGCTGTGTTTGCTGCTGCGCACGGCCAGCCTTTGGCTGGAGATGTTGCCGCCCGGTGAGATCGCCAGCAAAACCGCCGAAGCCGCATCAATGATGATGGTGCAGTTGCTCATCGATGTGCTGATCGGCGTGGTCCTGACGTTCGCCAGTGGTGGCGCGGGCATTGCCTATCTGAGCCTGCGCCTGGCCGACCGCGCCGTGCAATTGCTCGCGGCGGTGAAGCGTCTGGTCCAGGCCGTTTTCGGCATCGTCAGCGCCTTCATTGGTTATGTCGACCACTACAAGCGTGTCGCCGCTCGCGGTATCGCTGCCGGGGTGAAAAAAGGCCGGATGCAATTGCGCTGGGATGCCAAGCGCAACACCACGCTGAAGAAAGACGAACCGCACGACGACTCACCCCATCAAGCGAAAAACCCCAACGGCGACAGCGCCGATTGCGTATTGCGCACCTGCACCAATGGTTGCCCGGTGTCGATGGTTACCGGCGAAGAGCTGCTGACGCTGACCGACGCGGTGCTTGATGGTGTGCTGTCGTTTGAGTTCAGCCGTTTGTATCGCTCGAGCGCCGTCGAAATCGATATCGGCCTGGGGTTTGGCTGGAGCCATTCGCTGACGCATCGGCTGGAGTTTGAGGGCGACTTTGTTGTTTGGGTCGATCACGAAAACCGGCGTACGCGGTTTCCGTTGCCCAGTGCGACCCGGCCGGCGATTCACAACAGTCTGTCGCGGGCGGCGATTTTTCTTGGCGACGAACCGGAAGAGCTGATTCTGGCGCTGGCCGGGGAAGCGGCGCGGTTTTATCACTTTCGCGCCGGGCGGCTGACGGCGATCAGTGATGTGTATGGCAACCGCTTGTGTGTTGTTCGCGATCGTCATGACCGTATCAGCCGTTTAGAAAACGGTGCCGGTCGGGCTTTGTCGCTGCGTTATGACCGCGCGCAGTTGGTTGGCGTGGATTATCAGGTTTTTCAGCATGCGGAATGGGTGACTGAGCAAACCCTCGTCAGTTACCGCTTCGACGCTTATCAAAATCTGATCGAAGCCACCAACGCGGTCGGCGACAGCGAGCGTTACGACTACGACGACGCTCACGTCATCCTGCAGCGGCAATTGGCCGGTGGCGCGAGCTTCTTCTGGGAGTGGGAACGCTCCGGCAAGGCTGCACGTTGCGTCAGGCACTGGGCCTCGTTCTCGCAGATGAACACCCGCTACGTCTGGGCCGACGACGGCAGCGTCGCGGTGCAGTACGTCGATGGCACCGAAGAAACCTACGTCCACGACGAGCGCGCGCGGCTGGTGCGCAAGGTCGAGGCGGATGGCGGCGAACACCTCAAGGCCTATGACGCTGAAGGCCGCTTGATCGCCGAACAGGACCCGCTCGGCGCCGTCACCGAGTACCGCTACGACGAGGTCGGACGGCTGATTGCGCTGATTCCGCCGGACGACGCGCCAACGTCCTACGAGTACCGCAACGGTTTCCTCTACCGGCGCACCCGCGGCGATGCGGTGTGGATCTACCGGCGCAACGCCGAGGGTGATGTCACCGAAGCGGTCGATCCCGACGGTCAGGTCACCCATTACTACTACAACGTGCGCGGGCAACTGCTGTCGATCCGCTACCCGGACAGCAGCCGCCATAAGCTGGTGTGGAATCCGCTCGGTCAGTTGACCGAAGAAACCCTGCCCGATGGCGGTGTGCGACGCTTTTCCTACGACGCACTGGGGCGACGGACGACCACGGCTGACGAACACGGCGCCGTCACCCGCCAGCAATGGGACGCCGTTGGCCGACTGATCCAGACGACATTTCCTACCGGCAGCACCCGCGCTTACAGCTACGGCGCCTACGGCCAGGTGACCGCCGAGCGCGACGAACTCGGGCGCATCACCCGTTACGAGTACGACGATGACCTGCACCTGGTTTCACGGCGGATCAACCCCGACGGCACGCAGGTGCAGTACCGCTACGACCACGCGCAACTGCTGCTCACCGAGATCGAAAACGAGTCGGGAGAAAAATACCGGCTGGACTACACGCCGAGCGGATTGATCCGACAGGAAACCGGGTTTGATGGGCGGCGCACCGCGTATGTCTATGACCTGAACGGGCATCTGCTGGAGAAGGCCGAGTTTGGCGATGACGGCTCGCAGCTGGTCACCACCTATAAGCGCGATGCGGCCGGACGCTTGCTGGTCAAGACCCTGCCCGATGGCATCAAGGTTGAATATGCCTACGACCGCCTCGGCCGTCTGATCGCCGTCGATGACGGCCACAACCACCCACTGGCCTTTGAATACGACCGCCAGGATCGGCTGATCACCGAGCACCAGGGCTGGGGCACCCTGCGTTACGCCTATGACGCCTGCGGCCAGCTCAAACGTCTGCGCCTGCCGGACAACAGCAAACTCGATTACCACTACGCCAAGGGCGGCGCGCTGAGCGCGATCGACCTCAACGGCACGCCGCTGACCCGTCACGTCTACCAGTTCGGCCGCGAAGTGCAGCGCCAGCAAGGCCTGCTGCTCAGCGAATATGCCTACGACGAACAGGGAAGATTGCTCGCCCACGCCGTAGGCCATCAGCGCGATTCGCTCTACCGTCGCGACTATGCCTACAGCGCCAACGGCAACCTCGCCCACATCGCCGACAGCCGCCACGGCCAACGCACCTACGGCTACGACGCCCTCGACCGACTGATCCGCGTCCGCCATTCGCGCGACGAACTGCCGGAATCCTTCGCCCACGACCCGGCCGGCAACCTGCTCATGCAGGACCGCCCCGGCCCGAGCCAGGTCAAAGGCAACCGCCTGCTGATGCAGGGCGACCGTCATTACGACTACGACGCCTTCGGCAACCTGATCCGCGAACGCCGCGGCAAAGCACAAACACTCGTCACCGAATACCGCTACGACAGCCAGCATCGCCTGATCGGCCTGACCCGCCCGGATGGCCAGACCGCCACCTATCAATACGACGCCTTCGGCCGGCGCATCCGCAAAACCGTCGACGGCCAGACCACCGAATTTTTCTGGCAAGGCGACCAGATCGTCGCCGAAAGCAGCGAGAACGAATACCGCAGCTACGTCTACGAACCCGGCACCTTCCGCCCGCTGGCGCTGCTCGACGGCAAAGGCCCGAAAAAAGCCTGCCCGTTCTACTACCAGCTCGACCACCTCGGCACGCCGCAAGAACTCACCGACTACGGCGGCGACATCGTCTGGTCCGCGCAATACGACGCCTACGGCAAAACCGCCGCGCTGACCCTCGCCGGCGACGACTACCTGAACCAGCCGCTGCGCTTTCAGGGGCAGTACTTCGATGCCGAAAGCGGATTGCATTACAACCGCCACCGGTATTACGACCCGAGGCTGGGGCGGTACCTGACGCCGGACCCGATCAAGCTGGCGGGTGGGTTGAATCAGTACCAGTACGTGCCGAACCCGACGGGGTGGGTGGATCCGTTGGGGTTGAACTCCAACTGCCCGCCGCCGGGAAAGCCCGGTTGCGAGGTGCCGGGTGGTATTGGTGGGGCTAGGGTTGATGAGGGTGAGCCTGCGCTGCCGAAGATAACAGCGGAGCAGCGTAGGGCGAGAATTGATGAGTTGGCTGAGGAAAATGCAAAGCGACGTGTGAACGAGTACGAAAGAATCTATGACATGCATACTGTGAAAAAACATGGTTCGGAAATTTCTGATTCGACTCTCAAACAGAGAGCGATCAACGGAGCGGATCCTCATACCGGGGAGGTGCCGAAAGGTGCCAAAGGTAATCTAAGCTCACAGTTCCATAGTTGGCGCATGCATTTGGGAGCCTTAAATAAAGCGATGACAAAGGATAAAAACGGATTGATTAAGCATACGGGAAAAGATCAGAAGAAAAATCCAATAGTTAGGTTGGAACTGCCTGGAGCCGGACGCGGATACAAACCGAACAAAAAAGATGCAGAAAAACCGGGGCTTAACGAAACTATGAATTGGTTTGAGGTTAAATTCGACAAGGTAAATACACAGGAGCCCTTCACAGGCTACCCTGCGGAGGGTAAATGA
- a CDS encoding FKBP-type peptidyl-prolyl cis-trans isomerase — protein sequence MKQHRLAAAVALVSLVLAGCDSQTSVELKTPAQKASYGIGLNMGKSLAQEGMDDLDSKAVAQGIEDAVGKKEQKLKDEELVEAFAALQKRAEERMAKMSEESAAAGKKFLEENGKKAGVTTTASGLQYEVVKKADGPQPKPTDVVTVHYTGKLTNGTVFDSSVERGSPIDLPVSGVIPGWVEGLQLMHVGEKYKLYIPSDLAYGAQSPSPAIPANSVLVFDLELLAIKDPAKEAAAAK from the coding sequence ATGAAACAGCATCGGTTGGCGGCGGCGGTAGCCCTGGTTAGCCTGGTACTCGCGGGTTGTGACTCGCAGACCAGCGTAGAGCTGAAAACCCCGGCGCAGAAAGCTTCCTACGGCATCGGCCTGAACATGGGCAAAAGCCTGGCTCAGGAAGGCATGGACGACCTGGACTCCAAAGCGGTAGCCCAGGGCATCGAAGATGCCGTCGGCAAGAAAGAACAGAAGCTGAAAGATGAAGAGCTGGTCGAAGCCTTCGCTGCGCTGCAAAAGCGTGCCGAAGAGCGCATGGCCAAGATGAGCGAAGAGTCGGCAGCGGCCGGCAAGAAATTCCTCGAAGAAAACGGCAAGAAGGCCGGCGTGACGACGACCGCTTCGGGTCTGCAGTATGAAGTGGTGAAGAAGGCCGATGGCCCGCAGCCCAAGCCAACTGACGTAGTGACCGTTCACTACACCGGCAAGCTGACCAACGGCACCGTGTTCGACAGCTCCGTCGAGCGCGGCAGCCCGATCGATCTGCCGGTGAGCGGCGTGATCCCGGGTTGGGTCGAAGGTCTGCAATTGATGCACGTTGGCGAGAAGTACAAACTGTACATCCCTAGCGATCTGGCTTACGGCGCACAATCGCCAAGCCCGGCAATCCCGGCCAACTCGGTTCTGGTCTTCGACCTCGAACTGCTGGCCATCAAGGATCCAGCCAAAGAAGCTGCCGCTGCCAAGTAA
- a CDS encoding SEL1-like repeat protein, giving the protein MFLRLKARAGYWLARRLFHWSWLVRQPRGWHWLEGQFARMANLGDVAAQSFYGHILTFRGVGLGAREEGIRLLRLAALAGDGKAAYQLGVISLAGTPSKAPDATEAALWWGMAAKAGHPLAELKLQELSRGDSTQ; this is encoded by the coding sequence GTGTTCTTGCGCCTCAAGGCGCGGGCCGGTTACTGGCTGGCTCGCCGGCTGTTTCATTGGTCGTGGCTGGTGCGTCAGCCGCGTGGCTGGCACTGGCTTGAAGGCCAGTTTGCGCGCATGGCCAACCTTGGCGATGTCGCTGCGCAAAGTTTCTACGGGCACATCCTGACCTTTCGTGGCGTCGGCCTCGGTGCGCGCGAAGAGGGCATTCGCTTGTTGCGTCTGGCAGCGCTCGCCGGTGACGGCAAAGCGGCTTATCAGCTCGGCGTGATCAGCCTCGCCGGCACACCGAGCAAGGCGCCTGACGCTACCGAAGCTGCGCTCTGGTGGGGTATGGCGGCCAAGGCCGGGCACCCTTTGGCCGAGCTTAAATTGCAAGAACTGAGCCGCGGCGACTCAACGCAATAA
- a CDS encoding helix-turn-helix domain-containing protein — protein sequence MDIQIIARDGEPEYAVLPWAQYQALLKAAGINETPTRPAATPLAATADPILPGLDQLRSLREGKGIAIEALARTVGISPSYLAMIESGERQPDAAIRRSLAWELTVPGWREES from the coding sequence ATGGATATTCAGATAATTGCTCGCGATGGCGAACCCGAATACGCGGTTTTGCCGTGGGCTCAGTATCAGGCTCTACTAAAAGCAGCAGGCATCAACGAGACACCGACGCGTCCGGCAGCCACGCCGCTCGCAGCCACGGCAGACCCGATTCTTCCGGGTCTGGATCAACTACGCAGTTTGCGCGAAGGGAAGGGCATCGCCATCGAGGCGCTGGCCCGCACGGTAGGCATCAGCCCGTCTTATCTGGCCATGATCGAAAGTGGCGAGCGTCAGCCTGACGCCGCGATTCGCCGCAGCCTGGCCTGGGAACTGACGGTGCCAGGGTGGAGAGAAGAATCGTGA
- a CDS encoding YkvA family protein: MKAPWNFVRFLPLAGRLLARGRLPTLLFAVASKGAAQGNRLGKLRDDLRLLQSLCLAYWRGEYRAISSKALISVVAGLMYFLSPVDAVPDFIPMFGMLDDVAVLAWLMKTLSDELDAFRQWRNRQHPEKLAVVERLPDTPEQLQLQGPKKP; the protein is encoded by the coding sequence ATGAAAGCGCCGTGGAATTTCGTTCGATTCCTGCCCTTGGCCGGCCGTCTGCTGGCTCGGGGTCGTTTGCCAACCTTGCTGTTTGCGGTGGCCAGCAAGGGGGCTGCGCAAGGCAATCGTCTGGGCAAGCTCAGAGATGATCTGCGCCTGCTTCAGTCACTGTGTCTGGCCTACTGGCGTGGCGAGTACCGGGCTATCAGCAGCAAAGCATTGATTTCGGTGGTGGCGGGTTTGATGTACTTTCTCAGCCCGGTGGATGCGGTGCCGGATTTCATCCCCATGTTCGGCATGCTTGACGACGTCGCCGTTCTTGCCTGGCTGATGAAAACCCTCAGCGATGAACTCGATGCCTTTCGCCAGTGGCGTAACCGTCAGCATCCGGAAAAACTGGCGGTGGTCGAACGCCTGCCGGATACCCCCGAACAACTGCAACTGCAAGGGCCGAAAAAGCCCTGA